In one window of Arachis ipaensis cultivar K30076 chromosome B06, Araip1.1, whole genome shotgun sequence DNA:
- the LOC107648451 gene encoding uncharacterized protein LOC107648451, which translates to MCLVFVCDEDERVLARQPAPGACPYCGGMVQATDVQKQWRFCFLPIYFKTKRRYFCTMCTRTLQIQ; encoded by the coding sequence ATGTGTCTGGTATTTGTGTGCGACGAGGATGAGAGGGTTTTAGCGAGGCAACCAGCGCCAGGGGCGTGTCCGTACTGTGGAGGCATGGTGCAAGCAACGGACGTTCAGAAGCAATGGCGTTTCTGTTTTCTTCCTATTTACTTTAAAACCAAGCGCAGATATTTTTGCACCATGTGTACTAGAACACTCCAGATCCAATAG